gaAGAGAGAGATCGCGTTCGAGAGAGTCGGTGTCGGTGAGAGGGTGTGATGTTTCTCAAGAGCGATGAATTGTGGAACTGCATGGAAGGTGTTGAATATCTTCTACCGAAAATAACGGTATCTAATCGCCCATCTactttatgaatatttttcgtGCGTAAGTGAATGTAAaatcatatatgtacatatgtatgtacatatgtacgtttGCAATTGGTTTATTACAGCAGCGGCTTGAGCGAACAATcgaaaaacattaaatatagTATGTTATAGTAGGATATAGTACAACTACGGTTAAGGCACTCATACACTCTAGCACGCGCACAGGCACACACGCCAAATCGTAACGTATCGTACAGCTAGATGGGGTATTAGTCATGTCGGCGGATGCGGGGGTGAGGGGGGAGTAGGTGAcggaggaggcggaggcggaggaggtCAGAGCTCCTCGAAGAAGGCGACACGCGCCTTGGTCGAGCCGGACTTGAGTTTCTTGAGCGTGGAGTATTTATTTTCGCCGGCCTTGATCTGCGCCTCGCTGAGGATGTCCAGGTTGCTCTGGTTCTCCTCAATCTTGTGCGGCGCGATCTCGGAGCGCAGTGTCTGCAGTTGACTTTGCACCTGCTTGGAGTTGCGCAGGTAGTCGAGGTGGTTGCGCTCCATCTCATTGGTGATCTGCTCCATCTCGTTGTCGGTGAGTATGAACTCCTTGGGCTCGAAGTCGTCCGAAATGCCGCTGGAGTTGTCACCTTGGACCAGGTAGTGTGACGAGTGGGTGGTCAGCTCGGCGCCGCCGGCGGTCTCCAAATCATTGGTTGAGCTGCTTGTGATCAGGGAGGGTGTGCTGATGGCCGCCATGCTGGACGCCGTATTCGCCGCGTGCGACACACTGGAGGCGGTCAGCAGGCTATCCGTGGAGGACTTGCGGCCGCTGTTGAGGAATTCGAGCAGGCGAGCGGTGGCCTCGCGCTCCGCCATTTTGGCGCAGATCAGCTCCTTGCGCAGCTTCTCAGTCTCGGCCTCCCGCTTGTCGTTCTCCACCGTCAGCTGGTGGACATAGAAGTCGGCGTCGCGAATCTTCTTCTCCAGGTCGTGCTTCTCCCGCTCGATTTTCATTTGTCGCTCGCGCAGCCGGTCCATTTCCGTCTTGAAGTGGTTTGCCTTGCACTCGGTCAGCTGCATCTGCTCCTCGTTGACACGACTCTTTTCGAAGTACAGCTCCTTGGTCTCTTCGGAACGCCGCTGGGATACAGGGAGAAACTCAATATTATAGATCAGAAGCCACTGGGCGGAGTGAGTCTTACAAGTGCATCGTTGGCCATGCGCATTTCGTTTTGCAGGTGCTCCATGCTCTTCTCCAGCTCGTAGCGCTCGTGCTCCGCCTTTTCGCGCAGCTTCTTTTCCCTGATGAACTTTTTGCGTTCGATCTGGCGGCGTTGCTTCTCCTCCTTGGCTTGGGCCTTCATCTGCTGGATTTCCATGGTGTCGGGTTTGCGGCGGCGCATATATAGATCGTGATTGCCCTTGCACAGGTCAAGAATCTGCAAAGCACACGATGCAAGTGTAGTATGAATATGGGAACATGAACATAgtgaaaatacatatacatatttcagtTGTCACAACTGCCCTCCTTACCATTTTGTTGATGTGGAGGTCCTGCGAGTAAAAGATGAAATTCGAAACCTTGGCATCCACCAGGCGAATGGTGAACTTCTTGTCGTCGAAGCTGACGTGCCGTATCTCGTTCCACTGGAACGTTGTCTTTGGCGTTAGCTTATCGCGCTCATCGTAGATGTTTAGGCCCACGGAGGTGACGCCCAGCCACAATTTGGTTTTGTTCTTATTCTGGTGGGGAACACAAACGATAAGATTCAGATGCGCCACGTGAAAATCAAGGCTCTCACCGTAATAGGAAAGTAGTTTACTCCGTACATGTCCAGGTCCTGAGCAATCTTCAGGTACTCCATCTCCACCTCGTCGCGCGTCATGGGCTCATGGTCCATGTACCATGTCTTGATCCGTTCCTCCCACATTTCGGGCGTCATCTGGTACTGATCGGTCACTCCCTTGGGCAGAAGCTCACCCCCGGCCAGCATACCGTCCTTGTAGGTCTCGTAGTCGTACGGACCGTATTGCACGTGCACCGCGTAGGAGGCCAGCAGCACGGACGCCTCCGGGCGGCAGTAGATGTCCATGGAGAGGATGCTCTGCTTGACCTGCAGGAAGAACAGGTGCTGCGTGATCTCCTGGATCAGCTCCTCGCTGACGTTCTCCGGAAAGAACTTGGCGTAGAAGCTAAACACATACACATTATTGCTAGCGTGCAGCTCAACGCGCTGGTCGCGCACCCGCTTCTCCATTTTCAGCCAGGACACGTTGCTGCGGGTGTCGACGTACTGCAGCCCAAAGTACCAAGACTCGCGCAGCCCGATGGTGCGGCACACCAGGTCGAACAGATCCTGGCCGGAGGCGCGCGGCTCCAGCTTGAACTCCAGCTCCGAGTCGAAGGTGCTCACCCGCACCGACAGGGATCGGTTTTTCTTGGAGCCGAAGGGGCTCATCGCGATTATGTGATGTGTTTTGATTAGATTCGACGCAATGTGATGTGATGCGTTAGATGCAATTGGATTGGAGTGGGAACTGAGTGCTCTTGTGGGCAATTCGTGATAACCTGTTGCGTGCAAAGGACTTGTTGCTCCTGCTAATCTGATTCTTGGTCCTTCTGGTGCTCCTGTGCCATCTAGTGGCACGATTCcttgttgctgctcctgcggTCCTCGCCTATCGCGGACTGCCTCATTTTGCAGCCAATTCGGTGCTCcgggcaatggcaatggcaatttgGGCTGATGGCTGTGAgcggaaagaaagaaagagtAAGGCTCTTCGTTTATGCGGCGCTGCGATTTAAGAACTGCGTGGCCACGGCATCCTGGCGCCCACTATTCAACCGCTCACCCAGCTCCTTTGGCGTGGAAGCTGATTGAGGGTCGGCAGAAGGGTCTCCACATCGACCAAGTACGAGAATAGGCAACTTACTCGATTGTTTGCACCGCGAATCGCAATTGTACGACAAATTCCCGATATGCGCGACATAAACATAGACAGTGTGACCAGCCGTTAGATGCAGAAAAATCAGCTTTGGCAGACGCCTTGTATATTTAGTAGGGtgattccatttcaattttatgGAGGAATCATAATGCTTAAATTAATCCATCTCAAACGACATAAAGCATTGAAATGTCAATATATGCACatgaaaacatattaaataccttaaaaatatattaactttccattttccaaaagttttcaaaaactGGCAAAACAGTGGTAGTCCAAATACCAAAATATACCGCAATATGTTTTTTCAAATTGTACACTCATTTTTAGTTATACGAATTTTTGAATGCTGCGAAATAGATTTGATCAGCTATTTGATGAAAGATGAATTAACTAAAATAACACAGTGCTATATAGAGTTGCCACCCTGTCAATGGTCACGAATTGGGAAAATGAAGTCCTTGAGcgcaatatttgttttaaagaTTTGTCTAAGGATGAGATGTATTACTATGTAAATGTTTATTGGACGTATTCTTGTATTGCAGGTCCATGCTTAAATTCTCGGAATAAGCAAAATGACCATGTCAGCAGATGCGTATATAAACAATGAATAAGTCCAGCTTTCGTTTTATCAGGTCCCTGTAGCTTATTTTCCATCTCCACCGACTCAGCAATGAACTTGTACCCCCCTGGATATCGTATTTCATCGAAATAGGAAAATATAAAGATATGGAGGTTTTCTTACATTATTCTTAGAATAAATTATACATGCAGgattataaatacatattgaAGGGATGGTAACCGATGAACatagtttatatatattcatgtGCGTGTTTGGGGGACTCTTAGCTCAATTTATACTACTATTATTATGTGTATGCATCAGGGGTGATGCTAATGCCATGCAAGTAAACAATGCTTATCACACAAACGCAAGTGACTCCAGACACGGATATCCGAATCCGTGCGCAGAGAAGACTGAACGGAGGCGAATTACTTTGAACCTAGAGAGAGTGTTGCTGCAGATAACTCGTGTTGGCACTTAAATGGCTGTGCCAGGACTTGGACTCGCACACCGGAATCCATGATCACTAGCTACTGGCTGCTCCGCTTGATGCGCTCGACATGCAGGTCGTACAGCATCTTGTTCTTCTCGTAGTAAAATGGGTTTTGTTCGGCTCCCAGTTCTGGGTTGTATTCGTATCCGGCCGCCACACCGTTTCCGGCTGCATCGGACCCGCCGGATCCACCAGTCGCTCCTCCTCCCGACAGTGGCGGaatgctgcagctgctgctgctgctgctgttcccATCCTCGTAGTTCAGATTCAGGTTGTTGATGCGCTTCGAAAGGGGCGACTCGCAGGCCAGTTCATCCTCCCGGCTGCGCTTTCTGTGGAGGAATGGTGTGCGTTTGATTAGCGCTGGGACCTCACTACCTTGGTCAAGGTGATTACCTTGTCTTCAGGAATCCAGCCATTCCGATCCCGGGGCCAGTGCAGTGTGTTGGTTTCGGTTCCTATTGGTCAATTGTTTTGTCCTGCCCCGTTTCACAGCAGCGACATCCACCAGTGTGACTGCCTCGAAGTTCGAAATTGGCTGTGGGATATACCAATGGGTTGTGCTAAATATACCGCTAATCGAGGTTTGTTTTTTCTTAAATGGAAATCACAAATAGCCAACCCAAACAGCAGATATTGTTAAGAAAACCGAGATTATATTGTATCCAAACAAATAGAATATTTTTGGGAGGGAGGGATAAAGTGAATCTAAAAGTTGTCTCAGTGACAAATAGCGCCAAGTGAGAATATTTTATACCCAACAATTACTTCACGATGACACGATGAATACAGCTGCGGTTAAAATAATAACACTACTGCAGGTGGAAAGTtgatttaccaaaaaaaataattaaatgttttatttttttaagtcagattgcatgaataataagAACCATATGTTGTCTCTCTGAGCAAGAAATTTTTACTCTCTCAATGTAAcggttctttttgtttttgggcacttgctgtggtaacaaaaatagcacCGATCACGTATTTGCTGAATACAATTAATAGGAGTGATtgctttgggtttttttttcgacaaattttgaaaaaaggaGTTGCAATAAaggttttaattgaattttttccaAACGAAGACAAAAAATTCTCTAGTCATGGGTCGCGGAAAGCATTGTACCgtcgaaaaaagaaatttgattaaaaacatGATTTCTGAACGTAAAACCTACGCTGAAATTGGTCGCATTGTCGgttgttcaaacaaaatgATCCGCAAAGCACTGCTGTTTGTCGAAAAGAAGGAAACACGGCGAAGAGAGCCCTCAATGTCCAACGTGGAGATCAAGCGCTTGGTTTGGCAAAGCAAGAAGGAGTCTTTTAAGCCGGCGACGGAACTGAAGAAGGAGCTTCAGATAGCTGCAAGCGTGGAAACAGTTCGCAAACGCTTAAGACAAAACAACCTTAATGCGTGCAGCCCCAAAAAAGTACCGCTTTTGACTGTGAAGCATGTGGCAAAGCGAATCGAATATGCCAAGATACACAAGGACTGGCCTATGGAGAAGTGGTGCAACATTTTGTGGTCAGATGAGATCAAAATTGTGTTGTTTGGTGGGAAAGGCTCTCGGTCTTATGTTCGGCGTCCACCACGACGTCCACCACTAAATATAATCCTCGCTTCACCTTTAAGTCGGTAAAAAACGGGGGATCAAGCATCATGGTATGGGCGTGCTTTTCATGGTATGGAGTAGTTCCAATCCATTGGATTCAAAGCATCATGGATCAGCACATTTACTGTCATATGCCGAGGATGAAATGCCGTTGGTTTGGACATTTCAACAGGATAACGACCCAAAACACACGAGCAAGAAAGCTCAAAGTGGTTTGAGCAGAAGTAGATCCGAGTAATGAAATGGCCTGCTCAGTCACCCGACTTGAATCCAATCGAAAACCTTTGGGCGGACGTGAAAAAAGGGTTTCTGAAGCCAGACCCAATAATAACGAGGAATTTTGGGGTGTGGTCAAGGATTCAGGAAGCAAAATTCCTCAAAAACAGTGCCAGGACTTGGTGGAGTCCATGCCAAGACGATGTCCAGCTGTCATTACCAGCATAGGTCACGCAACCAAATATTAAGATTCTTTAAACATAGTTTTTAAGATATAATCcgtttgtttaaatttttttaaaaattttttaaaaaatttttttatttagttttggCAAACTACAAGAAAcagtgctatttttgttaccgCCTAAATttgaaggtttttttttgttttaccaatTATTTTATCCATTAGATCTGttactaatttttttatttcgattgaaaatcattgtagtatttaagtttagtgaGTAAAATGATGAAAAAGTGTCAGAAAATACAGAAACACTGGGACAAACACGAAATCCGCTTATTATTGTTACCGCAACTGTATGCAGTATATTGGTCCCGCTCTGCCCGATCGGTCGGATATATAGCCCTTACAGTGACAGAGAACTTCCACCGAAAATACCAACATACCGATTGCGATGCAAGCCGGGTGGGAGTACTGCGACGGGATGGCAACGCCGCGCTAGTCACTCGCACGCAAAGAGCTCGCTGGAGAGAGAGAACGCTAACACAAAAGGAAATAGTAGTTTTCCGTACGTATCGAGCCCAGCCCAGAAAAGCGGAAAACTAAACGGATTCGACAGCGgttgcaaattttaaataactgTAAGTAAGGCGGAAAAGGTGCCCGCAACGAGCATCCGCCGTATAGATCGCAACGCGTTTCAATTTGCCCAGTGAAAAGTGAATGAAAACCAAATGTCGATGACGGGCCTGcctgcctgtgtgtgtgtgtcataTGTGCGTGTGGTCCGTGCcgcagtgtgcgtgtgtgataAATAATTGCTTCCaaatttctttagttttttgtCTGCAAATCTCGTCTAAAATCCGACTATAGCTAAAAACAGGGGGCAGCTCCAGCAGCTGACTGGGCGGCCAGTCCCGTGACCAAATAAACCATCATAAAGCCAGTAATAGTGCAGCAAAAACTGCATTAGACCAAGTGAACAcgcaccgcacacacacaaccgcAAGCTGCCGTACTCGCTGCGCCCCTGCGCGCAAGTGtttgcgtgtatgtgtgtccAATCAGAATTTTCTGATGCCCGTCCGGCTTATCTGTGTGCGCCGTTGCTTTCCATTCTTTCCGTTCTTTCTTCGGCTTGAGTCATCGCTCATTCTGCccagatatgtacatatgtacattgcACACACACTGCCGCCCCGCTCTCCTGGGCTCCGCTCCTCCTCGTTGATAAGGCGCCGCTGGCGAACGGTCACTCTGGCAGGAGTACGAGCAGGAGCAGGGAAGCCGCACCCACTAGTCATCCCCCCAGTGTAATCCGGCAAACTAACCCCCACTAATCCGCAGGAGTCATCACCCCTCTGCACAACATGCAAACCATCAAGTGCGTGGTCGTCGGCGACGGAGCCGTGGGTAAGACATGCCTGCTCATCTCGTATACAACCAACAAGTTCCCGTCGGAGTACGTGCCCACGGTGTTCGACAACTATGCGGTCACTGTGATGATCGGCGGTGAGCCCTACACACTGGGCCTGTTCGATACGGCCGGACAGGAGGACTACGATCGGCTGCGTCCGCTCTCCTATCCGCAGACGGATGTCTTCCTTGTCTGCTTTTCGGTGGTCAGTCCCAGTTCCTTCGAGAACGTCAAGGAGAAGGTACGTACAAGACTATTCTACGCCATGGCGAGACTGTAAGTGagtcattttgcatttgcagtgGGTGCCCGAGATTACACACCATTGCCAAAAGACGCCGTTCCTGCTGGTGGGCACACAGATTGATTTGCGCGACGAGAACAGCACGCTGGAGAAGCTGGCCAAGAACAAGCAGAAGCCCATCACCATGGAGCAGGGCGAGAAGCTGGCCAAGGAGCTGAAGGCCGTCAAGTACGTGGAGTGCTCGGCCTTGACACAGAAGGGCCTGAAAAATGTATTCGACGAGGCCATCCTGGCCGCCCTCGAGCCACCAGAGCCCACAAAGAAAAGGAAGTGCAAATTCTTATAATTCTGCTTTCCTCACACGCGGTATCCCTTTCATTCTGGCTTTCTACTATCGCAATGACTCCTTCCCAGCCTCCCGTCGTCGAGAAGCATTCAATATATAgccgtatatatatatatataacatatatatatatatatgtatatatattggtCTTGATTTACGTTATTCTGCATTAGCCCAGTACTCCATGAGCTATTTCTCCTCGCCGCCATCCGCCTGTGTCCCCACTCCCACTCTACTCTTTTTGTCTCACACACCGTCTGTGTCTCCACTTACGCGCGTCCGCGTATCTGTGTCAGTAGTGTCCGTGCTCCAGCCTCCAGAGCTCTAATCCCTACCCGGTATTTTGGTCGGTTTCTATGTTTGGTCCACTGTGACCAGGCGGCTGGGCAGTTGCCCCCAACTCGGGACAGTCTTCCGCCCCACAAGCTTCAGCTCCAATCCCCGCCAGGATCCAATCGCAgccaatcgaatcgaaaccCAGCCGACTTCATTTCTGCTCCCAAACATGTTTTTGGCGCAATTTTCGAATTAAGTAAAAAGAGGAACCACAATATCAATATAGCGAAAAcaaatgatttatatataaatatatatatatatatatgtatatatatatatatttctttatatatatatacaaagaTTAAGgagaggcaaaaaaaaaaaaaatatacatttacgataaacaaaaaaacaatccagaacagaacagaatgTGGGGCGATTCGAAAAGAACCATGCACTTATTCGTTTTGCCTCAGTCGATGAAATCCGCGGGAATCCACGTCGATATTGTCCCGAAAGGAGCAACGTGCGagaattatattaaatatttatgataacTGATCGCGTAATGTTTAAACAGCGGAGGTCGGATGGAATTCGCTAGCATGCAGATATGAAAGTGAAGCTTATTATGTAATAAAACTAAGCGTATGAGTATTGAAATATgattaaaagtaaattaaatgaacCTAAAGGAGGAGATAAAGGATCAGCAAGAGATGCGAGAACCGAACTAGGCGTTGCAAccacaacacaaacacacatctGAAATCTACAATCtatataaaagtatatacatatatatatatatatttaaatatgtataatccATAAAGtataacaaacaataaaacaacggcaacagcaacaaacatTTGTATTGTAGTtcagcaaaaaaacaaaaacgacaaaagatgaaaggaaaataagaactaatgcattttttaatatttttatatgtacacattatcaatttttacattttttttctagACCTTAGTGATTTAACATTATTGATTTCAGATAATATCTTATAATAAAACGAAATCCAAAACGAAACCACTCACTGTCTTGcctgaaatgaaaaaaaaaaagggaacatCCCACCAAAGATGCACAAGCGAAAATGtactttttatatgtataaaattacataaattCAATGCAATTGTGATTTTTATATAGCATTTGTGATTCATTTGTGGTTGTTT
The DNA window shown above is from Drosophila melanogaster chromosome X and carries:
- the Cdc42 gene encoding cell division cycle 42, isoform C, whose amino-acid sequence is MQTIKCVVVGDGAVGKTCLLISYTTNKFPSEYVPTVFDNYAVTVMIGGEPYTLGLFDTAGQEDYDRLRPLSYPQTDVFLVCFSVVSPSSFENVKEKWVPEITHHCQKTPFLLVGTQIDLRDENSTLEKLAKNKQKPITMEQGEKLAKELKAVKYVECSALTQKGLKNVFDEAILAALEPPEPTKKRKCKFL
- the Mer gene encoding merlin, isoform B; the encoded protein is MSPFGSKKNRSLSVRVSTFDSELEFKLEPRASGQDLFDLVCRTIGLRESWYFGLQYVDTRSNVSWLKMEKRVRDQRVELHASNNVYVFSFYAKFFPENVSEELIQEITQHLFFLQVKQSILSMDIYCRPEASVLLASYAVHVQYGPYDYETYKDGMLAGGELLPKGVTDQYQMTPEMWEERIKTWYMDHEPMTRDEVEMEYLKIAQDLDMYGVNYFPITNKNKTKLWLGVTSVGLNIYDERDKLTPKTTFQWNEIRHVSFDDKKFTIRLVDAKVSNFIFYSQDLHINKMILDLCKGNHDLYMRRRKPDTMEIQQMKAQAKEEKQRRQIERKKFIREKKLREKAEHERYELEKSMEHLQNEMRMANDALRRSEETKELYFEKSRVNEEQMQLTECKANHFKTEMDRLRERQMKIEREKHDLEKKIRDADFYVHQLTVENDKREAETEKLRKELICAKMAEREATARLLEFLNSGRKSSTDSLLTASSVSHAANTASSMAAISTPSLITSSSTNDLETAGGAELTTHSSHYLVQGDNSSGISDDFEPKEFILTDNEMEQITNEMERNHLDYLRNSKQVQSQLQTLRSEIAPHKIEENQSNLDILSEAQIKAGENKYSTLKKLKSGSTKARVAFFEEL
- the CG14229 gene encoding uncharacterized protein, isoform B codes for the protein MAGFLKTRKRSREDELACESPLSKRINNLNLNYEDGNSSSSSSCSIPPLSGGGATGGSGGSDAAGNGVAAGYEYNPELGAEQNPFYYEKNKMLYDLHVERIKRSSQ